CGGACGATGGTGTCGTAGACGGCGGAGTCGCCATGGGGGTGGTATTTACCAATGACGTCGCCGACGACACGGGCGGACTTCTTGTAGGGCTTGTTCCAGTCGTTGCCCAGCTCGTGCATGGCGTAGAGCACGCGCCGGTGGACCGGCTTGAGGCCGTCGCGAACATCCGGCAGGGCCCGTCCTACGATGACGCTCATGGCGTATTCCATGTAGGACGATTTCATCTCCTCCTCGATGTTGATCGGGAGGATCTCGCGGGCGAACTCTTCCATCTGGCCTCGCTCTACGGTCCGTTACCGCTGGTTCGGGTGGGTCATACCAATTCGCGTGATTCTACCATGCGGGCGCGGCGTTCGGCACATCGCATCGGGGGCTGCAACGGGTATGCACCCCCGAGTACGGGGCTCCGACATGGGCGGCAGCGGTGGGCGGGGAACGCCTGCGCGGGGACGCGAGGACCGTCCATGGCGCTCCACGTCGGCCGTTGTCCGGGGGCGCCACCATCCCTCGGGGCGAAGGGGGCTGCGCGGGGACGCGAGAACCATCCCTGGCGCTCCACGGCGGCCGTCCATGGCCGCCGAGGCCCCGCGCAGCCCCCTTCGCCCCGAGGGATGGTGCCTGAGCGGCAGCATCCATTGCCGTGCCACCTTCCACCCTGCCCGAACCCTTAGTTATGCCCGCTGATCTTCGCGTGCCAGGGCTTGGTCTCCTCGAAGCGCTCCTGCTGCTCCGGGGAGGCCTCGGCCTGGTACTTCTCCTTCCATTCGCTGTAGGGCATACCGTAGATGGCCTCGCGGGCGGTCTCGTAGTCCATCTCGACCCCGCGCGCCTCGGCCTCCGCCTGGTACCACTTGGCCAGGCAGTTGCGGCAGAAGCCGGCGAGGTTCATCAGGTCGATGTTCTGGACGTCGGTCCGCTCCTGGAGGTGGCGCACCAGCCCGCGGAAGGCGGCAGCCTCCATCTCGGTGCGGGTCTGGTCGTCGATGCTGTCGGTCATGGGGACTTCTCCTCGCTTGCGGGGGCCGCCAGGATCCGGGCGATCCCCTCGTTGTCGGGTCGTTCCACGGCCCCAGCCTCGGTGACCAGGACGTCCACCAGGGAGGCCGGGGTGATGTCGAAGACGGGGTTCCAGGCGCCGGCCCCCTCGGCCGCGATGCGATGGCCGCCGCAGGC
This region of Thiohalospira halophila DSM 15071 genomic DNA includes:
- a CDS encoding DUF1244 domain-containing protein, with product MTDSIDDQTRTEMEAAAFRGLVRHLQERTDVQNIDLMNLAGFCRNCLAKWYQAEAEARGVEMDYETAREAIYGMPYSEWKEKYQAEASPEQQERFEETKPWHAKISGHN